One segment of Radiobacillus kanasensis DNA contains the following:
- a CDS encoding bifunctional 3,4-dihydroxy-2-butanone-4-phosphate synthase/GTP cyclohydrolase II: MFQTIEKVIQELQEGKMIIVVDDEDRENEGDFVVLAEHATPEVINFMVSEGKGLVCTPMDQTTAMRLKLHPMVSENTDSHQTAFTVSVDYKTTHTGISAFERSLTIQKMLDSETASEDFKRPGHVFPLIAKEMGVLERPGHTEAAVDLARLAGSDPVGVICEIMNDDGTMARLPQLVEIGEKHGLSIITIKDLIAYRKRHDALIMKEEEILLPTKYGDFKLAAYVDRLNGKEHLALFKGEFQADESTLVRIHSECLTGDVFGSHRCDCGPQLEKALAQIEAEGKGVLVYMRQEGRGIGLLNKLKAYKLQQDGFDTVEANHQLGFAEDERDYAVSAQILKDLGIKKLRLLTNNPRKIAGLKEYGLEVIKREEIEIPVNKNNEFYLKTKQEKLDHLLHF; this comes from the coding sequence ATGTTTCAGACGATTGAAAAGGTAATACAAGAGTTACAGGAAGGCAAGATGATTATCGTCGTAGACGATGAAGACCGCGAGAATGAAGGAGATTTCGTTGTGCTGGCCGAGCATGCAACCCCTGAAGTGATCAATTTTATGGTGTCAGAAGGGAAAGGGCTAGTTTGTACACCGATGGATCAAACGACAGCGATGAGGTTAAAGCTTCATCCAATGGTGTCCGAAAATACAGACTCACATCAGACGGCATTCACGGTTAGTGTGGATTACAAAACCACGCATACTGGAATAAGTGCATTTGAACGATCCTTAACGATACAAAAAATGTTAGATTCAGAAACGGCCTCCGAAGATTTTAAACGTCCAGGCCACGTGTTTCCTCTCATAGCAAAAGAAATGGGGGTGTTAGAACGACCGGGTCATACGGAAGCAGCGGTTGATTTAGCAAGGTTAGCTGGTTCAGATCCTGTAGGAGTCATCTGTGAAATTATGAATGACGATGGTACGATGGCACGCTTACCTCAGCTAGTGGAAATCGGGGAAAAGCATGGGCTCTCCATCATTACAATTAAAGATTTAATTGCGTACCGAAAAAGACATGATGCACTTATTATGAAGGAAGAAGAAATTCTTCTACCAACTAAGTATGGTGATTTCAAGTTGGCTGCTTATGTCGATCGATTAAATGGAAAGGAACATCTTGCTTTATTTAAAGGGGAATTCCAAGCTGATGAATCGACTTTAGTCCGCATTCATTCTGAGTGTTTAACTGGCGATGTGTTTGGTTCTCATCGTTGTGATTGTGGTCCGCAATTAGAGAAAGCTTTGGCGCAAATAGAAGCAGAAGGCAAAGGGGTCCTTGTGTATATGCGACAAGAGGGCCGAGGAATTGGCTTATTAAATAAATTAAAAGCTTATAAGCTTCAGCAAGACGGGTTTGACACGGTCGAGGCCAATCATCAGCTAGGTTTTGCGGAGGATGAGCGGGACTACGCGGTCAGTGCCCAAATATTGAAAGATTTAGGTATTAAGAAGTTACGTTTGTTAACAAATAATCCAAGAAAAATAGCTGGGTTGAAGGAGTATGGATTAGAAGTGATCAAACGGGAGGAGATTGAAATACCTGTAAATAAAAACAATGAATTTTACTTAAAAACGAAACAAGAAAAATTGGATCATTTATTACATTTTTAG
- the ribE gene encoding riboflavin synthase — MFTGIVEEKGKVKSITRNQKSLSLIIKATKLPSDLAIGDSVAVNGVCLTVTQYTSDSFMVDVIPETFRATSLAEVSVGSSVNLERAMHASGRFGGHFVSGHVDTVGEIGRTWREDNALYVSVKIPADGLPYLTKKGSICVDGTSLTVFNVRDNGFDISLIPETQRATILGNKQQGDRVNVEFDMLAKYMERFLTFHKEKKSSEITMAQLEKYGFID, encoded by the coding sequence ATGTTTACGGGTATCGTGGAAGAGAAAGGGAAGGTGAAAAGTATTACTCGAAATCAAAAATCTCTTTCCTTAATCATCAAAGCAACTAAGTTGCCATCAGACCTTGCGATTGGAGATAGTGTAGCCGTGAACGGAGTTTGTCTAACGGTAACTCAGTACACTTCTGACTCCTTTATGGTGGATGTCATTCCTGAAACTTTTCGGGCAACCTCTTTAGCTGAGGTTAGTGTTGGCTCCTCGGTTAATTTGGAAAGAGCGATGCATGCTTCGGGAAGGTTCGGAGGCCATTTTGTCTCTGGTCATGTAGACACTGTTGGGGAAATAGGAAGGACTTGGCGGGAGGACAATGCCTTGTATGTATCGGTGAAAATTCCAGCAGATGGACTTCCTTACCTAACAAAGAAAGGATCCATATGTGTGGACGGTACATCTCTAACTGTTTTTAATGTGCGTGATAATGGATTTGACATTTCTCTTATACCTGAGACACAGAGGGCTACAATCCTTGGAAATAAGCAGCAAGGGGATAGAGTAAATGTAGAGTTCGACATGCTAGCGAAGTACATGGAACGTTTCCTCACCTTTCATAAGGAAAAGAAGTCTAGCGAAATAACAATGGCACAATTAGAAAAATACGGGTTTATCGACTAG
- the ribD gene encoding bifunctional diaminohydroxyphosphoribosylaminopyrimidine deaminase/5-amino-6-(5-phosphoribosylamino)uracil reductase RibD, whose translation MTKEEYMDIALSIAEATIGQTSPNPSVGAVLVKDNQIIGMGTHLRAGHEHAEVLAIKQAGPSAVGADMYVTLEPCSHFGRTPPCVDLIIEHNIRKVYVACLDPNPEVAGKGIEKLKQSGIEVEVGVQETRAQELNRKFFHFIQTKRPYVTLKSAMTLDGKTATANGDSKWITSSDARLDVHRQRDVHDAILVGVNTVLQDNPQLTTRLPQGGKNPIRIILDTKLRIAKNSKVLLNHEAPTWIICGRNADVDSFKTHYPHVKVFSLDTKQVELETVLNLLGEQRIQSLYVEGGSTIHGQFVAQRLFNECHWYIAPKLLGGSDAFPSVGGNSPEWMKDAIDLDVVKVEQLGSDIKITARSKEAK comes from the coding sequence ATGACAAAAGAGGAATATATGGACATAGCTCTCTCGATTGCAGAGGCAACTATCGGGCAAACTAGCCCGAATCCAAGTGTGGGTGCCGTTCTCGTTAAAGATAACCAGATTATCGGCATGGGTACTCATTTAAGAGCCGGCCATGAACATGCGGAAGTTCTTGCTATTAAACAGGCTGGACCATCGGCAGTAGGTGCTGATATGTATGTAACCTTGGAACCATGTTCCCATTTTGGCAGGACACCACCGTGCGTGGATTTAATCATCGAACACAACATTCGGAAGGTATATGTGGCTTGCTTAGACCCTAACCCTGAGGTTGCTGGTAAAGGAATAGAAAAGTTGAAGCAATCGGGGATAGAAGTAGAAGTAGGTGTACAGGAAACAAGAGCACAAGAATTAAACCGCAAATTTTTTCATTTTATTCAAACGAAAAGACCGTATGTCACGCTAAAATCTGCCATGACACTCGATGGAAAAACAGCTACTGCAAATGGGGATAGTAAATGGATTACGTCTTCTGATGCAAGGTTAGATGTTCACCGTCAAAGAGACGTACATGATGCTATTTTAGTAGGCGTTAATACGGTTCTTCAGGATAACCCTCAACTAACCACCAGATTGCCCCAAGGTGGTAAAAATCCCATTCGAATTATTTTAGATACGAAACTTCGTATTGCCAAAAACTCTAAAGTCTTGTTGAATCATGAAGCACCGACTTGGATTATTTGTGGAAGAAATGCAGATGTGGATTCTTTTAAAACGCATTATCCACATGTAAAAGTTTTTTCGTTAGATACGAAGCAGGTAGAACTGGAGACTGTCTTAAATCTCTTAGGAGAACAGCGTATTCAGTCCTTGTATGTAGAAGGTGGAAGCACGATTCACGGTCAGTTTGTCGCTCAAAGACTTTTTAATGAGTGCCATTGGTATATTGCACCAAAGCTGTTAGGAGGTTCAGATGCTTTTCCTTCAGTTGGTGGCAACTCACCAGAATGGATGAAAGATGCCATAGATCTTGATGTAGTAAAAGTTGAGCAATTGGGGAGCGACATTAAAATTACAGCACGATCGAAGGAGGCGAAGTAA